The following are from one region of the Phycisphaeraceae bacterium genome:
- a CDS encoding PP2C family protein-serine/threonine phosphatase: MSPDLAAQGHAMSRQHSITSTESFRQQLLRAERWRLAILLACFVVILATIVARRAFGGGVMQENDVFLPEVLVFVIGIALVCFGLIDASRRLARGQPMPRWRVNLGLSIDLGVPYAVLLILHFNSASDPFVTLSPPALLIVPIVIMLSVLRLRPLFSLTTGVIAAIAYWVLVYDTLRRGGVTHTMLPMLASYGLLLLCAGAAASLVSHFVRRYIQGATEEALTAERQARALKEIERDLDIAQEIQRGLLPSEPPEHPAFDIAAIARSATKAGGDYYDWQPLPNGQLVVAIADVTGHGIGPALVMAVCRAYARATAPTSTGPDELLKRLNSLIVDDVKGQRFVTMAVAVLNPDGAIDLVSAGHGPTFLYRAASREVRSFGGDALPLGIMHDEDFGPINRLSLDKGDVLVLLTDGYLERFNSKNEKYGMERLTRLVAQNSARKADDIVHAIDRAVESFASGAPQGDDMTLVVIQRR, from the coding sequence ATGAGCCCCGACCTGGCCGCCCAAGGGCACGCCATGTCGCGCCAGCATTCCATTACCTCCACTGAATCCTTCAGGCAGCAACTCCTCCGAGCCGAACGGTGGCGCCTCGCCATCCTGCTCGCCTGCTTCGTGGTCATCCTCGCCACCATCGTCGCCCGTCGCGCATTCGGGGGCGGCGTCATGCAGGAAAATGACGTCTTCCTGCCCGAAGTGCTCGTGTTCGTCATCGGCATCGCGCTCGTGTGCTTCGGCCTCATCGACGCCTCGCGCCGGCTCGCGCGAGGGCAGCCCATGCCCCGCTGGCGCGTCAACCTCGGGCTCTCCATCGACCTCGGCGTCCCCTACGCCGTCCTGCTGATCCTCCACTTCAATTCCGCAAGCGACCCCTTCGTCACGCTGTCGCCCCCGGCGCTGCTCATCGTGCCGATCGTCATCATGCTCTCGGTCCTGCGCCTCCGCCCGCTCTTCTCCCTCACCACCGGCGTCATCGCGGCCATCGCCTACTGGGTGCTCGTCTACGACACGCTCCGCAGAGGGGGCGTGACCCACACGATGCTGCCGATGCTCGCGTCCTACGGCCTCCTCCTCCTCTGCGCCGGCGCAGCCGCCTCGCTCGTCTCACACTTCGTCCGGCGATACATCCAGGGCGCCACCGAAGAGGCCCTCACCGCCGAGCGACAGGCCCGCGCACTCAAGGAGATCGAGCGAGACCTCGACATCGCGCAGGAGATCCAGCGCGGCCTGCTCCCCTCTGAACCGCCCGAGCACCCCGCCTTCGACATCGCCGCCATCGCACGCTCCGCCACCAAAGCCGGAGGCGATTACTACGACTGGCAGCCCCTCCCCAACGGGCAACTCGTCGTCGCCATCGCCGATGTCACCGGCCACGGCATCGGGCCAGCGCTCGTCATGGCCGTCTGCCGGGCGTACGCACGCGCCACCGCGCCGACCTCCACCGGACCCGACGAACTCCTCAAACGCCTCAACTCACTCATCGTGGACGATGTCAAAGGTCAGCGATTCGTCACCATGGCGGTCGCTGTGCTCAACCCCGACGGCGCCATCGACCTCGTCTCCGCAGGCCACGGCCCGACATTCCTCTACCGAGCCGCCAGCCGCGAGGTCCGGTCCTTCGGTGGTGACGCCCTCCCCCTCGGAATCATGCACGACGAAGACTTCGGCCCCATTAACCGCCTCTCCCTCGACAAGGGCGATGTCCTCGTCCTGCTCACCGACGGCTACCTCGAGCGGTTCAACAGCAAGAACGAGAAGTACGGCATGGAGCGCCTCACGCGCCTCGTCGCGCAGAACTCCGCCAGGAAGGCCGACGACATCGTCCACGCCATCGACCGCGCGGTCGAGTCCTTCGCCAGCGGGGCCCCACAGGGCGACGACATGACACTCGTCGTCATCCAGCGCCGCTGA
- a CDS encoding VOC family protein, with the protein MRNTPALVTAAAGILLLATTGCQTTPAPSAQDTSMTTRVTPFLMFQDGRAEEAINRYIEVFRDARLVSLERYGQNAVGAKELSIKHALFEIYGQRIGVTESPIKHAFDFTPAVSLFVDFDSERDLDRVFAALSEGGFVMMPPDNYGFSRKFAFIQDRYGVSWQLNLPTE; encoded by the coding sequence ATGCGAAACACACCAGCACTCGTCACCGCCGCGGCTGGCATCCTCCTCCTCGCGACCACCGGCTGCCAGACCACGCCAGCACCCTCCGCGCAAGACACCTCCATGACCACACGCGTCACCCCCTTCCTCATGTTCCAGGACGGGCGCGCAGAAGAAGCCATCAACCGCTACATCGAGGTCTTCCGCGACGCACGCCTCGTCTCCCTCGAACGCTACGGCCAGAACGCCGTCGGCGCCAAGGAACTCTCGATCAAGCACGCCCTCTTCGAGATCTACGGCCAGCGCATCGGCGTTACCGAGAGCCCCATCAAGCACGCCTTCGACTTCACGCCCGCCGTCTCGCTCTTCGTCGACTTCGACTCCGAACGCGATCTCGACCGCGTCTTCGCCGCGCTGTCCGAGGGCGGCTTCGTCATGATGCCACCCGACAACTACGGCTTCTCAAGGAAATTCGCGTTCATCCAGGACCGCTACGGCGTCTCGTGGCAACTCAACCTGCCCACGGAATAA